A part of Bacillus thuringiensis genomic DNA contains:
- a CDS encoding histidine phosphatase family protein → MKKLIIIRHCSATGQERDAELTIAGKNQANILATFLLEIQPQIDHIISSPFVRAIDSIRPYALQANLSIQEDERLTERILSDVPMDDWMQKLESTFTNIDIGFSGGESTKQAMDRAISLIQDVLKLNHTTTLLVTHGNLLTLILKHFDHTIGFNEWRSLTNPDIYEIIIDEHYVLKRLWEAPSK, encoded by the coding sequence ATGAAGAAATTAATTATAATACGACATTGTTCAGCAACTGGACAAGAACGTGATGCCGAATTAACGATTGCAGGAAAAAATCAAGCAAACATCCTTGCTACATTCCTCTTAGAAATCCAACCACAAATAGATCATATTATTTCAAGCCCGTTTGTGCGAGCTATCGATTCTATTCGGCCTTATGCGCTCCAAGCTAACTTGTCTATCCAAGAAGATGAACGCTTAACTGAACGCATATTAAGCGACGTTCCAATGGACGATTGGATGCAAAAACTAGAATCTACTTTTACAAATATAGATATTGGCTTTTCAGGCGGAGAGTCAACAAAACAAGCAATGGACCGTGCTATATCGCTTATCCAAGACGTTTTAAAATTAAACCATACTACAACACTACTTGTTACACATGGAAACTTACTTACGCTCATTTTAAAGCACTTTGATCATACGATTGGCTTTAATGAATGGAGAAGTTTAACGAATCCTGATATTTACGAAATTATAATTGACGAACACTATGTCTTAAAACGATTATGGGAAGCACCGTCCAAGTAA
- a CDS encoding YbaK/EbsC family protein, translating into MYEDVLALLHKTNASYEKFEHEPVLDYETDRIVRERLGLHGTPSKSLFLKSKSGDYYVFFTLEGTRLNRGEMKEITGERLSLCSPDELRDKTGCTPGCVAPFGYSQHVTIIVDRAIYTYDKILITPGVPEFTIELSTEELKKILLTCSNTVLEYKQKESP; encoded by the coding sequence ATGTACGAAGATGTACTTGCTTTACTACATAAAACAAATGCTTCTTATGAAAAGTTCGAGCATGAACCAGTACTCGATTATGAAACAGATCGTATCGTACGTGAAAGGCTTGGCTTACACGGCACTCCAAGCAAAAGCTTATTTTTAAAATCTAAGTCTGGAGATTATTACGTATTTTTCACGTTAGAAGGCACAAGGCTCAACCGGGGAGAGATGAAAGAAATAACTGGAGAGCGCTTATCTCTCTGTTCTCCTGATGAACTGCGAGACAAAACTGGTTGTACACCAGGATGTGTCGCTCCTTTCGGTTATTCACAACATGTAACAATTATTGTGGATCGTGCGATTTATACTTACGACAAAATTTTAATTACACCTGGTGTACCTGAATTTACAATTGAATTATCCACAGAAGAATTAAAAAAGATTTTATTAACATGCTCAAATACTGTTTTAGAATATAAACAAAAAGAGAGCCCATGA
- the lipA gene encoding lipoyl synthase, translated as MTKQTEYKRKPEWLKIKLNTNENYTGLKKMMRSKNLHTVCEEAKCPNIHECWAVRKTATFMILGAVCTRACRFCAVKTGLPTELDLQEPERVADSVVQMGLKHVVITAVARDDLKDGGAAVFAETVRAVRRKNPFTSIEVLPSDMGGVEENLKMLMDAKPDILNHNIETVRRLSNRVRARAKYDRSLEFLRRAKEMQPDIPTKSSIMVGLGETREDLIEAMDDLRANNVDILTLGQYLQPSKKHLPVLKYYPPAEFAELKEIALSKGFSHCEAGPLVRSSYHADEQVRSAKEKTAEAK; from the coding sequence ATGACAAAACAAACAGAATATAAGCGCAAGCCCGAATGGTTGAAAATTAAGTTAAACACGAATGAAAACTATACAGGCTTAAAGAAAATGATGCGTTCTAAGAATCTTCATACAGTTTGTGAAGAGGCGAAATGTCCGAATATTCATGAATGCTGGGCTGTAAGGAAAACAGCAACATTTATGATCTTAGGTGCGGTTTGTACACGTGCTTGTCGTTTTTGTGCGGTTAAAACAGGCTTACCAACTGAGCTTGATTTACAAGAACCAGAACGCGTAGCAGATTCAGTAGTACAAATGGGCTTAAAGCACGTTGTTATAACAGCGGTTGCACGCGATGATTTAAAAGACGGTGGAGCAGCTGTTTTTGCTGAAACAGTACGAGCTGTACGTCGTAAAAACCCATTCACATCTATCGAAGTATTACCATCTGATATGGGTGGAGTAGAAGAAAACTTAAAAATGTTAATGGATGCAAAACCAGATATTTTAAACCATAACATTGAAACAGTACGTCGATTATCTAACCGAGTTCGCGCTAGAGCAAAATATGACCGTTCATTAGAGTTTTTACGTCGAGCGAAAGAAATGCAGCCTGATATTCCAACTAAATCGAGCATTATGGTGGGCTTAGGTGAAACGAGAGAAGATTTAATTGAAGCAATGGATGACTTACGTGCAAACAATGTGGATATTTTAACTCTTGGACAATACCTACAACCATCTAAGAAGCATTTACCAGTTCTTAAATATTACCCACCAGCAGAATTTGCAGAGCTTAAAGAAATTGCACTTAGCAAAGGATTTAGCCACTGTGAAGCTGGCCCACTTGTGCGTTCTTCTTACCATGCGGACGAGCAAGTTCGTTCTGCAAAAGAAAAAACAGCAGAAGCAAAATAA
- a CDS encoding M23 family metallopeptidase: MLRKISLLLSICFLLHQNIAYGEENQQSIYEKRMALYKETEQSSGIPWYYLAAMDQYERNIRSVRKDIPKKPDAIISLYFKPEIWAGPVNGNDTLPHTISLFGGMGLDGDKDGFANANNDRDLLHTAATILKKQGSSEDRIHIMLWEYYRRAKTVDLITEYARIYKHYGRVNLEGNAFPLPIRSDHSYRSTFGAGRSFGGRRIHEGTDIFAGYGVPVRSTCYGIIETKGWNRLGGWRIGIRDLHNNYHYYAHLGGFSKEIQLGQIVEPGKVIGFVGSTGYGPPGTAGKFPPHLHFGMYKDNGYTEWAFDPYMHLSLWERKERANTKR, translated from the coding sequence ATGCTTCGAAAAATTTCTCTTTTGCTTTCGATTTGCTTTCTTCTCCACCAAAACATCGCTTACGGTGAAGAGAATCAACAAAGCATATACGAAAAGCGCATGGCACTATATAAAGAAACAGAGCAATCTTCAGGCATTCCTTGGTATTACTTAGCTGCAATGGATCAGTATGAAAGAAATATACGGAGCGTAAGAAAAGATATTCCGAAAAAACCAGATGCCATCATTTCCCTTTATTTCAAACCAGAAATATGGGCTGGACCTGTTAATGGTAACGATACTCTTCCCCATACAATTTCTCTATTTGGCGGAATGGGTTTAGATGGTGACAAAGATGGATTTGCAAATGCAAATAACGACCGTGATCTTCTGCATACAGCAGCAACGATTTTAAAGAAACAAGGATCGTCCGAAGACCGCATTCACATTATGCTTTGGGAATATTATAGACGTGCGAAAACAGTTGATTTAATTACCGAATACGCCCGAATTTATAAGCATTATGGACGTGTTAATTTAGAAGGAAATGCTTTTCCTCTCCCGATTCGCAGTGACCATAGCTACCGTAGTACTTTCGGTGCCGGAAGAAGTTTTGGGGGAAGAAGAATTCATGAAGGAACTGATATTTTTGCAGGCTATGGCGTACCAGTAAGATCCACTTGCTATGGCATTATTGAAACAAAAGGCTGGAACCGCCTTGGTGGATGGCGCATCGGTATTCGTGATCTTCATAATAATTACCATTATTACGCTCACTTAGGCGGATTCTCAAAAGAAATACAGCTTGGACAAATTGTCGAGCCTGGAAAAGTAATCGGATTTGTTGGTAGCACCGGTTATGGCCCTCCCGGCACAGCTGGAAAATTCCCGCCCCACCTACATTTCGGCATGTATAAAGACAATGGCTATACAGAATGGGCTTTCGATCCATACATGCACTTAAGTCTTTGGGAGCGAAAAGAACGCGCGAATACAAAACGATAA
- the yunB gene encoding sporulation protein YunB — translation MSIFRSKNSRFRKGPISFRYILLMSFILFVILLVQGLWIVNSSIQPTLLKYGEVETHKMATAVMTKAVKDRINEGLDVDSLMKVQNDKNGKVSTINLNTKQVNEIVTSTTTYIEKYLQQVEQGDLKGLGISEKNGATMAIPFGRVTDNALLGNIGPDIPIDFTTIGHVNTDIKQKIEPHGINTTAIQIIMEMEVTLQVIIPFHTKEITVKQDVPIATRIVQGEVPTYYGSGSVSVPDKKKTDS, via the coding sequence ATGAGCATATTTCGTTCGAAAAATTCGCGGTTTCGAAAGGGGCCAATTTCCTTTCGGTACATACTGCTTATGTCGTTTATTCTTTTTGTTATATTACTCGTGCAAGGATTATGGATTGTGAATAGTAGCATTCAGCCGACATTACTTAAATATGGAGAAGTAGAGACGCATAAAATGGCGACAGCGGTTATGACGAAGGCGGTAAAAGATAGAATTAATGAGGGACTCGATGTTGATTCATTAATGAAAGTACAAAATGATAAAAATGGGAAAGTGTCCACAATTAATTTAAATACGAAGCAAGTAAATGAAATCGTAACGTCAACGACCACATACATAGAAAAATATTTACAGCAAGTAGAACAAGGGGATTTGAAAGGGCTAGGTATTTCTGAAAAAAATGGGGCAACGATGGCAATTCCTTTTGGTCGTGTAACGGATAATGCGCTTCTTGGAAATATAGGCCCCGATATTCCAATTGATTTCACGACGATTGGTCATGTGAATACGGATATTAAACAAAAAATTGAGCCGCACGGGATCAATACGACAGCGATTCAAATTATTATGGAGATGGAAGTAACGTTGCAAGTGATTATTCCATTTCATACGAAAGAAATAACAGTGAAGCAAGACGTTCCAATTGCAACGCGCATTGTTCAAGGGGAAGTACCTACTTATTATGGAAGCGGAAGTGTTTCTGTACCTGATAAAAAGAAAACGGATAGTTAG
- a CDS encoding YunC family protein yields MVNVEPIIIDNYTFIAVSVKLPKTNLLAVMSDKGYIMCGALDVGLLNEKLGDRGIIAGRAVGVRTIEQLLEAPLESVTIEAEALGITVGTIGKEALLKMR; encoded by the coding sequence ATGGTTAATGTGGAGCCAATTATAATCGATAATTATACGTTTATTGCGGTTAGCGTCAAACTTCCAAAGACAAATTTGCTAGCGGTAATGAGCGATAAAGGATATATTATGTGCGGTGCATTAGATGTAGGTCTTTTAAATGAGAAGTTAGGGGATCGAGGTATTATTGCTGGCCGTGCGGTTGGTGTAAGAACGATTGAACAACTTCTTGAAGCACCGCTAGAATCAGTAACGATTGAAGCCGAAGCTTTAGGTATTACGGTCGGCACAATTGGAAAAGAAGCATTATTAAAAATGAGATAA
- a CDS encoding bifunctional metallophosphatase/5'-nucleotidase, translated as MNINKETIIHLYHTNDIHSHFENWPQISRFVQGEKKRRQEAGETVLTVDIGDHVDRFHSISEAMNGLGNTKLLNEALYDYVTIGNNEGITLAKEHLNRLYDDAGFEVLVANLFEKEGVRPEWAKPYKLHTTTDGITIAFIGLTVAYPEFYHMLDWHIEDPLIHLESILEEVRDEAHITVVLSHLGKSMDEYMAEHYDIDVILGAHTHHLFERGVLMNNTLLCCCEKWGRYVGHVQLTVDKETKKLLKKAGRAIKTERLGAYSKPLSTIEVLQEESKQIMAEPVVYLKEALPVDWFQETSFSHMLASALKTWCGAEIGMVNAGVLLEGLNEGVVTRGDIHRICPHPINPCLLKVPGKTLREVILKARRPNMENLEVKGFGFRGTVMGKMIYAGVEVIPDTIPGNKILLEDVLINGESLELDRIYTVGTIDMFTFGYLYPELSTLSDKQYYMPELLRDVLTDVLITHTSSVKL; from the coding sequence CTGAATATAAATAAAGAAACAATCATCCACCTTTATCATACAAACGATATACATAGTCATTTTGAAAATTGGCCGCAAATTTCTCGGTTTGTACAAGGAGAGAAAAAGCGAAGACAGGAAGCGGGAGAGACCGTTTTGACGGTTGATATCGGCGATCATGTGGATCGTTTTCATAGTATTTCGGAAGCGATGAATGGACTTGGCAATACGAAGCTTTTAAATGAGGCGCTATATGATTATGTAACGATCGGAAATAATGAAGGAATTACGTTAGCGAAGGAGCATTTGAATCGTCTATATGATGATGCTGGATTCGAGGTGCTCGTTGCGAATTTATTTGAAAAAGAAGGGGTACGTCCGGAGTGGGCAAAGCCTTATAAATTACATACAACGACAGATGGAATTACAATTGCTTTTATCGGGTTAACGGTAGCTTATCCAGAGTTTTATCATATGCTCGATTGGCATATTGAAGATCCGCTTATCCATTTAGAGTCTATTTTAGAAGAAGTGCGAGATGAGGCTCATATTACGGTTGTCCTTTCTCACCTTGGAAAAAGCATGGATGAGTATATGGCGGAGCATTATGATATAGATGTTATTTTAGGTGCACATACGCACCATTTATTTGAGCGTGGCGTTCTTATGAATAATACGTTACTTTGTTGTTGTGAAAAGTGGGGACGTTACGTTGGGCACGTTCAGCTTACTGTGGATAAAGAGACGAAGAAGCTGTTGAAAAAGGCCGGTAGAGCGATTAAGACAGAACGTTTAGGTGCTTATAGCAAACCGTTATCCACAATTGAAGTGCTGCAGGAAGAAAGTAAACAGATTATGGCCGAGCCTGTCGTTTATTTAAAGGAAGCGTTACCGGTCGATTGGTTTCAGGAGACATCATTTTCGCACATGTTAGCAAGTGCGCTGAAAACGTGGTGTGGTGCAGAGATTGGCATGGTGAACGCTGGTGTGCTATTAGAGGGATTAAATGAAGGTGTTGTGACGCGCGGAGATATTCACAGAATTTGTCCACATCCCATTAATCCATGTTTATTAAAAGTACCAGGGAAAACGTTAAGAGAAGTTATTTTGAAAGCGCGTCGTCCAAATATGGAGAATCTTGAGGTGAAAGGATTCGGATTTCGCGGGACAGTGATGGGGAAAATGATTTACGCTGGTGTCGAGGTCATTCCAGATACGATTCCTGGGAATAAAATTTTACTCGAGGATGTATTGATTAACGGGGAATCGCTGGAATTAGATCGTATATATACGGTAGGAACGATTGATATGTTTACATTCGGATACTTATACCCAGAGCTATCCACACTTTCTGACAAACAATATTATATGCCGGAACTACTGAGAGATGTGTTAACAGACGTGTTGATAACTCATACATCTTCCGTCAAACTATAG